One Megalops cyprinoides isolate fMegCyp1 chromosome 4, fMegCyp1.pri, whole genome shotgun sequence genomic window carries:
- the LOC118777260 gene encoding BCL2/adenovirus E1B 19 kDa protein-interacting protein 3-like — MSQPSCQSQDDSLYGSWVELEGLPAVLTTGLQSTASSFLQGELESMLQEAQLECERSSHTDSPPQDTSGTPRTASLDNCSKDCMTQEDKGQDSNESERRVNPEWLQNWASHPENQPPKDVVFQRLKQSASLSMRRSVMMKSGLFTSDLPLFLIPSLLTSHLLTLGLGIYIGKRLAASTSTL, encoded by the exons ATGTCTCAGCCCTCGTGCCAGTCGCAAGATGACAGTTTGTACG GCTCCTGGGTGGAGCTGGAAGGGCTCCCTGCTGTGCTAACCACAGGGCTACAGAGCACAGCTTCCTCATTCCTGCAGGGGGAGCTAGAGAGCATGCTGCAGGAAGCACAGCTAGAGtgtgagaggagcagccacacagacag CCCTCCCCAGGATACATCCGGTACCCCCCGGACAGCCAGCCTGGACAACTGCAGTAAAGACTGCAtgacacag GAGGATAAGGGCCAGGACAGTAACGAATCGGAGAGGAGAGTCAATCCAGAATGGCTGCAGAACTGGGCCAGTCATCCTGAAAATCAACCGCCCAA GGACGTTGTGTTTCAGCGGCTGAAGCAGTCAGCTTCCCTCAGCATGAGGAGGAGTGTGATGATGAAGAGTGGACTCTTCACTTCTGacctccctctgttcctcatCCCATCCTTACTAACCTCTCACCTGCTGACCCTGGGATTGGG gatTTATATAGGAAAACGATTGGCTGCATCCACCAGCACACTCTGA